The following are from one region of the Ornithorhynchus anatinus isolate Pmale09 chromosome X1, mOrnAna1.pri.v4, whole genome shotgun sequence genome:
- the CHCHD4 gene encoding mitochondrial intermembrane space import and assembly protein 40: protein MSYCRQEGKDRIIFVTKEDHETPSSAELVADDPNDPYEDHGLILPNGDINWNCPCLGGMASGPCGEQFKSAFSCFHYSTEEVKGSNCIDEFRAMQECMQKYPDLYPREDEEEEEKASGEAQTPPAEEKVTKEEEKLN, encoded by the exons GAAAGGACCGCATTATATTTGTGACCAAAGAAGACCATGAGACTCCAAGCAGTGCTGAGTTGGTAGCGGATGATCCCAACGACCCTTATGAAGACCACG gatTGATTCTGCCAAATGGTGACATTAATTGGAATTGCCCATGCCTTGGGGGAATGGCCAGTGGCCCCTGTGGGGAACAGTTCAAATCGGCCTTCTCCTGCTTCCATTACAGCACAGAAGAAGTAAAGGGATCTAATTGCATAGATGAGTTTCGGGCCATGCAGGAATGCATGCAGAAGTATCCAGACCTCTATCCTCgggaagatgaagaggaagaagagaaggcaaGTGGAGAGGCTCAGACCCCTCCTGCAGAGGAGAAGGTAaccaaagaagaggaaaaattgAACTAA